A region from the Wansuia hejianensis genome encodes:
- a CDS encoding uroporphyrinogen decarboxylase family protein, translating into MNSRERVLTAMNHVRPDRVPINFRSVDTVADRMEHYYSKSHQELLEYLQVDFREVIPPYTGPAFPKDSNGNFFDEWGVRRKEVVTDRSRDVFVDYSPLADVEDLDEIRNYPWPDVDAYDYSCLETMCRGFDGYAISGPGLFAEGYHGVFHQLTYLFGMEQAMMNLLTEEELVKETIKHITAYWTGYFDRMFTACKGKLDFIFYKDDMGSQNSLLVSQDVFRKFFKPSLKELCDLADSYGAAMIYHTCGSVKPLISDFIDAGVKVLDPIQTSAKDMDIRDLKDSFGDKVTFHGAIDTQQVLPNSSPEEIIDIVKHTLSVLGKDGGYFFSPSHRIQQDTPIETIVAMYDTVRNWNDY; encoded by the coding sequence ATGAATTCCAGAGAACGAGTGCTTACCGCTATGAACCATGTGAGGCCTGACCGAGTGCCCATCAATTTCCGTTCTGTCGACACCGTCGCAGACCGCATGGAACACTATTACAGCAAATCCCACCAGGAATTATTAGAATACCTGCAGGTAGATTTCCGGGAGGTAATCCCCCCTTATACCGGCCCGGCCTTCCCCAAAGACTCCAACGGCAATTTCTTCGATGAATGGGGAGTCCGGCGGAAGGAGGTTGTCACAGACCGCAGCCGCGATGTTTTCGTTGATTACAGCCCGCTGGCGGATGTGGAAGACCTGGATGAAATCAGGAATTATCCCTGGCCGGATGTGGACGCCTACGATTATTCCTGCCTGGAAACCATGTGCAGGGGATTTGACGGCTATGCGATCTCCGGTCCCGGGCTTTTCGCCGAAGGCTACCACGGCGTTTTCCACCAACTGACTTACCTGTTCGGCATGGAACAGGCGATGATGAACCTTCTCACAGAAGAAGAGCTGGTTAAAGAGACGATTAAACACATCACTGCCTACTGGACCGGCTATTTCGACAGAATGTTCACCGCCTGCAAGGGGAAGCTGGATTTTATCTTCTATAAAGACGACATGGGTTCCCAGAACAGCCTTCTGGTGAGCCAGGATGTATTCAGAAAATTTTTCAAGCCCAGCCTCAAGGAGCTATGCGATCTGGCGGACAGCTACGGCGCCGCCATGATTTACCATACCTGCGGAAGCGTCAAGCCTCTGATTTCCGACTTCATCGACGCGGGCGTAAAAGTGCTGGATCCGATCCAGACTTCAGCGAAGGATATGGATATCCGGGATCTGAAAGATTCTTTCGGAGACAAGGTGACGTTCCACGGCGCCATCGATACCCAGCAGGTGCTCCCCAACAGCAGCCCTGAGGAAATCATTGATATTGTAAAACACACTCTGTCCGTGCTCGGAAAAGACGGGGGCTATTTCTTCAGCCCTTCCCACCGGATCCAGCAGGATACGCCTATCGAAACGATTGTGGCCATGTACGACACGGTCCGCAACTGGAACGATTATTAA
- a CDS encoding xylulokinase, whose translation MSRHLTLGIDIGTSSVKARILNTATNQVVAAGQQAHPLILSKPGYAEQEGDSYWNAVVSAIRQCLACGDFANDIAGVGISGLVGVALPIDTNGKPIRPGMIWMDARAEEECEDIRRSVGEKAINDNNGNRIACWFVEPKALWMKKHEPELFEKTYKFLSPAGYCTYRLSSAFTINKGDAGLFYPYNYQEGEWNPELAEKIGIPIDKYPKIYNSDDVIGTVTERAAQETGLRKGTVVVAGGTDISSAALGCGVTKAGQAYYSMGTGSNLGIMIPTEDRKDEYRILKWPHVLNGLTMFDAPMAFTGASLNWYRDTFAEHEVLMAKQAGLNVFSLFDKYASASDPGAGGLLYLPYMGNTLSPNWNPSSKGIFFGASIGTTKADWLRALMEGVAFDLFSNIKIALASGAKIDKLTLNGGPTKSSFWNRITADVTGIPLETTNVDEAAPLGDAILAAKGAGIYQSLTEPLSHLVKVTGSIEPDPAVHEMYMDFYTIWERVYQNLKSELDDHHKLLFKYNMGKKS comes from the coding sequence ATGAGCAGACATTTAACATTAGGAATCGACATTGGGACATCCAGTGTAAAAGCCAGAATTCTGAATACTGCAACAAACCAGGTGGTCGCTGCCGGTCAGCAGGCCCACCCTCTGATCTTATCCAAACCTGGCTATGCGGAGCAAGAGGGGGACAGCTATTGGAATGCGGTTGTTTCTGCCATCCGCCAGTGCCTGGCCTGCGGGGATTTCGCCAATGACATCGCCGGTGTGGGTATCTCTGGCCTGGTGGGCGTGGCCCTTCCCATCGATACCAACGGAAAACCCATCCGCCCGGGAATGATCTGGATGGACGCCCGCGCCGAGGAAGAATGCGAAGATATCCGCAGATCTGTCGGCGAAAAAGCTATTAATGATAATAACGGTAACCGCATCGCCTGCTGGTTCGTAGAACCTAAAGCCCTGTGGATGAAAAAGCATGAACCTGAGCTTTTTGAAAAAACCTACAAATTCCTGTCCCCTGCCGGCTACTGTACATACCGCCTGAGCAGCGCGTTCACCATCAACAAAGGCGATGCCGGCCTCTTCTATCCTTACAATTATCAGGAAGGCGAATGGAACCCTGAACTGGCGGAAAAGATCGGAATCCCCATTGATAAATATCCGAAAATTTATAACAGTGACGATGTGATCGGCACCGTTACAGAGCGTGCCGCCCAGGAAACCGGGCTCCGCAAGGGAACTGTCGTAGTCGCCGGCGGCACCGATATCAGCTCCGCGGCTCTCGGCTGCGGTGTTACAAAAGCGGGCCAGGCCTATTATTCCATGGGCACCGGATCTAATCTGGGAATTATGATTCCCACGGAAGACCGCAAGGATGAATACCGCATTCTCAAATGGCCCCATGTGCTGAACGGTCTGACTATGTTCGACGCGCCCATGGCTTTTACCGGCGCTTCCCTGAACTGGTACCGGGACACCTTCGCAGAACACGAGGTCCTGATGGCGAAGCAGGCAGGCCTGAATGTCTTTTCACTATTTGACAAATACGCCTCCGCTTCTGATCCCGGCGCCGGAGGCCTCCTCTACCTGCCCTATATGGGCAACACGCTGTCGCCCAACTGGAATCCCAGCTCAAAGGGGATCTTCTTCGGCGCCAGCATCGGAACTACGAAGGCTGACTGGCTGCGCGCGCTGATGGAGGGAGTCGCTTTTGACCTCTTCAGCAACATAAAGATCGCTCTGGCCAGCGGGGCCAAGATCGATAAGCTGACCTTGAACGGCGGGCCGACCAAGAGTTCTTTCTGGAACAGGATTACCGCCGACGTGACCGGCATCCCCCTGGAAACCACAAATGTAGATGAGGCGGCGCCCCTGGGCGATGCGATCCTCGCGGCAAAGGGAGCAGGAATCTACCAGTCACTGACCGAACCTCTCAGCCATCTGGTGAAAGTGACCGGCTCGATCGAGCCAGACCCCGCCGTCCATGAAATGTATATGGATTTTTACACTATCTGGGAACGGGTATATCAAAATCTGAAAAGCGAACTGGACGATCATCACAAATTACTGTTCAAGTACAACATGGGGAAAAAGAGCTGA